One segment of Erigeron canadensis isolate Cc75 chromosome 2, C_canadensis_v1, whole genome shotgun sequence DNA contains the following:
- the LOC122589399 gene encoding 50S ribosomal protein L7/L12 → MMTSKPLTKMMALSRTLCTATVTTAQTQKLERIADEILSLTKLERNDYAVLLRYKMGFNKYGPAVTGIGSASVGVSVGGGPEAKTAAAAAAEKVVFDVKIEKYDAASKIKIIKEVRAFTNLGLKEAKDLVEKVPVVVKKGITKEDADSIMAKLKDLGATVVLE, encoded by the coding sequence ATGATGACATCAAAACCCTTAACCAAAATGATGGCGTTATCACGCACGCTCTGCACCGCCACCGTAACCACAGCCCAAACACAAAAACTCGAACGAATCGCCGACGAGATTCTCAGCTTAACAAAGCTCGAACGAAATGATTACGCCGTTCTCTTACGTTACAAGATGGGATTCAATAAGTACGGACCAGCTGTCACCGGAATCGGATCGGCATCTGTGGGAGTGTCCGTCGGAGGTGGACCGGAAGCTAAAAcagcggcggcggcggcggcagAGAAAGTAGTGTTTGATGTGAAGATAGAGAAATATGATGCAGCTTCgaagataaagattataaaggAAGTGAGAGCTTTTACTAATTTAGGATTAAAAGAAGCGAAAGATTTGGTTGAGAAAGTTCCGGTTGTCGTTAAGAAAGGGATTACGAAAGAAGACGCCGATTCGATTATGGCTAAATTAAAGGATTTAGGTGCTACTGTTGTTTTGgaatga